In Astyanax mexicanus isolate ESR-SI-001 chromosome 25, AstMex3_surface, whole genome shotgun sequence, a genomic segment contains:
- the LOC103024247 gene encoding uncharacterized protein LOC103024247, which yields MEELPAQVLRSSIAFLAGSVSGLTLALVLIGSVDDASEYPGAAMLTYAVLAAAMVASMCGFMIPMDLVAEKWRDFLNSHVTQRSIRFICRVLREAKAMTVLGVVLTLGNMFLGVFELSRDLITELGVLIAFLSEISTFSTAISAIVVVFLQVQALEHWDGSMRPVWLAMLVLMVFALWNILSRVGKVANAFIAACLACFYASLLALMIILTPVLISMHCLSGWLVMAVGSATVVTLQGGVGPAAVTIPYILLSLSQADTKLSHGFWFLAFLFAANSNVYSMDLNPKSVESLLYIRKLALLFGVPVIIAISSVVAVQILISRVPNNGGRLLAWAGKGAALGSAIALRMFGETLISYGLVSFMFVWITCLCFFHNAQNLHVSQLKGMHIATFVIGCGVALFPNHWGLVMTGLVLYTAIKTLKLLLALEEEDEDITTLPGRDKIINQEEYGFE from the exons ATGGAGGAACTTCCTGCGCAAGTACTGA GATCATCCATCGCTTTCCTTGCTGGGTCTGTCTCTGGACTCACCCTGGCTCTGGTTCTGATCGGATCAGTAGACGATGCATCAGAGTATCCAGGAGCTGCAATGCTCACGTACGCTGTTCTAGCTGCAGCGATGGTTGCGTCGATGTGTGGATTCATGATTCCTATGGATTTAGTTGCTGAGAAATGGAGGGACTTTTTAAATAGTCATGTGACTCAGAGGTCGATTAGGTTTATTTGTAGAGTTCTGAGAGAAGCGAAGGCCATGACGGTGCTGGGGGTTGTGTTAACGTTAGGGAACATGTTTTTGGGGGTGTTTGAGCTCTCTAGGGATCTGATCACTGAACTGGGAGTTCTTATTGCTTTTTTGTCAGAGATTTCGACGTTTTCCACAGCGATCTCAGCGATTGTGGTGGTTTTTCTGCAGGTTCAGGCTTTAGAGCACTGGGATGGAAGTATGAGGCCTGTTTGGTTGGCGATGttggttttgatggtctttgctttGTGGAACATTTTGAGTAGGGTAGGTAAAGTTGCGAATGCTTTTATAGCGGCGTGTCTAGCCTGTTTTTACGCGTCACTGCTTGCACTGATGATCATTTTGACGCCTGTATTAATTTCTATGCACTGTTTGAGCGGTTGGCTTGTAATGGCTGTAGGTTCTGCAACTGTTGTTACTCTACAAGGTGGAGTAGGACCAGCTGCTGTTACCATACCTTACATTTTACTGAGTCTAAGCCAAGCAGACACAAAGTTAAGCCATGGCTTTTGGTTCTTGGCGTTTCTCTTTGCGGCAAACTCCAATGTATACTCAATGGATTTAAACCCAAAGAGTGTTGAATCTTTGCTCTATATTCGTAAATTAGCTTTGTTATTTGGAGTACCAGTAATAATTGCTATATCTTCTGTAGTAGCCGTGCAGATTCTCATAAGTAGAGTACCTAATAATGGAGGTAGACTCCTGGCATGGGCAGGTAAAGGTGCAGCACTGGGATCAGCAATAGCTTTACGAATGTTTGGAGAAACCTTGATATCCTACGGTTTGGTAAGCTTCATGTTCGTATGGATAACTTGCCTTTGTTTTTTCCACAACGCCCAAAATCTTCACGTATCTCAACTCAAAGGCATGCACATCGCTACCTTCGTCATTGGGTGTGGCGTTGCTCTGTTCCCGAACCACTGGGGCTTGGTAATGACTGGTCTCGTGCTCTATACAGCAATTAAGACTCTAAAACTACTGCTGGcactggaggaggaggacgaggacaTCACGACGCTTCCAGGAagagataaaataataaaccaaGAGGAATACGGCTTTGAGTAG
- the znf219 gene encoding zinc finger protein 219 yields the protein MDSPSECLLPVSSEAPLSPPSMPSLDHSPHSLPQSPQSAPSSHLSTPYAPLSPFALGDANQQDEEDDEELSAPSSPTPAVALFPGEEQMCSPSSEGSPPATPSAPLPAFGALEQALSSGASATCSDELDLQLFNNEGVTVQGGPATGPALKFPCHVCGKRFRFQSILSLHARAHSLDRDRRASALYRTMPLKPQHPPVSDGVIRNHSARDISFSSISLNRSLHRNLREESVTEEPLQTASSPQFLMDGSTPLTPPLTEEAPVSSTLSPLDPALIEEPIPPGAASAFRCHACKGKFRTASELARHVRILHNPYKCTLCPFSANQEERLAAHLQESHPPDDSVPPPVFPSRPITAAPQMPLPQAPALPAFRCETCGQRFTQSWFLKGHMRKHKDSLDHKCQVCGRGFKEPWFLKNHMKVHLNKLGLKAGLGSLGPSGPSEQSKGPGNQALGALYSNLLLARSMAGGGSGRGNRTERLDVSAGSSKSSMWGYLGLPNDSSGASCMERLQAVAQVAEMGNGVERGGEALDGGEQAAMWQLVARSLAAVQQSQQQQQQQHHQQQQQQQRSQAQHQRPTAQGSVAGEAEQVRAYLGGLGFKEDLEASGAPWECPDCGKLFQNLQQVVAHARVHVQKQQKYSSARGGAGKEEESAHKTAGHRGGGGGGEGGGGSVRGSTNDCRHEAKHHQSGVAGTAGSFHSVITHLSRENGLREPSSGPSSSPRERVRGTGMKDCPYCGKAFRSSHHLKVHLRVHTGERPYKCPHCDYAGTQSGSLKYHLQRHHRERNAMAGSPSSSSPGLPSSLSGSPREGALKQRRPSSTNQGRESFGRGPGGLGGPDVHHTSRHSQALLALEQKESSQKHRAPQKARDLESQYRFLSGMMGDLYSSGLERGWAGEAPPPKVLKVSRRKPLVTSRMVPTNGYQSSATSGASQECGFEPLDLSRRPVPGMGAVEQDLGTVSSSGILPSGGSREGDDTLSQCVFCPFRTSSVELMAMHLQVNHTSKSRRKRGTSATTDNHSSRLSLPGLNRDPLALWKFLSEGDGVMAMEDWIKYRAKTGNGVASEDLDMERSPKRAREMPPVLGNIQATKQELNLLAERENTDEEEAEDMEDGLEAASSPENDPHQLDTRKDLSRPGSADMMEDDLPVEEEERLVEN from the exons ATGGATTCCCCTTCAGAGTGTTTGCTTCCTGTCTCCTCTGAGGCACCCCTGTCCCCTCCATCAATGCCCTCACTAGATCACAGTCCTCACTCCCTACCCCAGAGTCCTCAATCTGCCCCGTCCAGCCACCTCAGCACCCCGTATGCACCCCTGTCACCCTTTGCCCTTGGAGACGCCAACCAGCAAGATGAAGAGGATGACGAGGAGCTGTCAGCCCCTTCATCTCCCACTCCAGCTGTGGCGCTGTTTCCTGGGGAAGAGCAGATGTGTAGTCCCTCCTCAGAAGGCAGTCCTCCAGCCACTCCTTCAGCACCTTTGCCTGCTTTTGGAGCACTGGAGCAGGCACTCTCGTCTGGGGCTAGCGCCACCTGCAGTGACGAGTTGGACCTGCAGCTGTTCAACAACGAAGGCGTGACTGTCCAAGGAGGTCCAGCTACTGGGCCTGCCCTCAAGTTTCCTTGCCACGTTTGTGGGAAGAGATTCCGTTTCCAGAGCATCCTGTCCCTTCATGCCCGAGCTCACAGTCTGGACAGGGACCGTCGAGCTTCTGCCCTCTATAGGACCATGCCCCTTAAACCCCAGCACCCCCCTGTGAGTGACGGTGTTATTCGGAACCACAGCGCCAGAGACATCAGCTTCAGTTCAATATCCTTAAATAGGTCACTGCATCGCAATCTAAGAGAAGAGTCTGTTACAGAGGAGCCTCTCCAAACTGCCAGTAGTCCTCAGTTCCTAATGGATGGCTCAACACCCCTGACTCCACCCTTAACCGAAGAGGCACCTGTCTCCTCTACCTTATCTCCTTTGGACCCTGCCCTCATCGAAGAGCCCATCCCTCCCGGAGCCGCTTCCGCCTTCCGCTGCCATGCCTGCAAGGGTAAATTCCGCACAGCCTCCGAGCTAGCCCGCCATGTACGAATCCTCCACAACCCCTACAAGTGCACACTGTGCCCCTTCTCAGCCAATCAAGAGGAACGTCTAGCTGCTCACCTGCAAGAGAGCCACCCTCCTGATGACTCCGTGCCGCCTCCTGTCTTCCCTTCCCGTCCCATCACAGCTGCACCGCAAATGCCTTTACCGCAAGCGCCTGCTCTTCCAGCCTTTCGTTGTGAGACCTGTGGCCAGCGCTTCACCCAGTCCTGGTTCCTGAAGGGACATATGCGCAAGCACAAGGACTCTCTTGACCATAAGTGCCAGGTCTGTGGTCGTGGCTTCAAGGAGCCCTGGTTTCTCAAGAACCACATGAAAGTGCACCTCAACAAGCTTGGCCTTAAGGCAGGCCTGGGAAGTCTAGGGCCTTCAGGACCTTCTGAACAGTCCAAAGGTCCTGGGAACCAGGCCTTAGGGGCTCTGTACTCCAACCTGCTCCTGGCACGCAGTATGGCAGGTGGAGGAAGTGGAAGAGGCAATCGGACCGAGAGGTTAGATGTCAGTGCGGGATCCAGCAAGTCTTCAATGTGGGGTTACCTGGGCTTGCCCAATGATAGCAGTGGTGCGAGCTGCATGGAACGCCTCCAGGCAGTGGCTCAGGTGGCGGAGATGGGTAACGGAGTAGAGCGAGGCGGAGAGGCACTGGATGGAGGGGAGCAGGCAGCTATGTGGCAGCTGGTTGCTCGAAGCCTTGCAGCCGTACAACAAAgccaacagcaacagcagcagcagcaccaccagcaacaacagcagcagcagagatctCAGGCACAGCATCAGCGCCCTACCGCACAGGGCAGTGTTGCTGGTGAGGCCGAGCAGGTGCGTGCCTACCTGGGTGGCCTTGGCTTCAAAGAGGACCTGGAGGCTTCTGGGGCCCCCTGGGAGTGCCCAGACTGCGGGAAGCTTTTCCAGAACCTCCAGCAGGTAGTCGCTCATGCTCGGGTCCATGTTCAGAAACAGCAGAAGTATTCAAGTGCAAGAGGGGGTGCGGGAAAGGAAGAGGAAAGTGCACATAAGACTGCGGGACatcgaggaggaggaggaggaggagaaggaggaggaggaagtgtGCGAGGAAGTACAAACGATTGCAGACACGAGGCCAAACATCACCAGTCAGGAGTTGCTGGAACAGCTGGAAGTTTCCATTCGGTCATAACACATCTTTCTA GGGAGAATGGTCTAAGGGAGCCATCATCTGGACCTTCCTCATCTCCAAGGGAGCGTGTCCGGGGTACAGGAATGAAGGATTGCCCCTACTGTGGAAAAGCCTTTCGCTCCTCCCACCACCTCAAAGTTCACCTTCGTGTGCACACAG GTGAAAGACCATACAAATGTCCCCACTGCGACTATGCAGGAACCCAGTCTGGCTCTCTCAAGTACCATCTACAGCGGCATCATCGTGAAAGGAATGCTATGGCAGGATCTCCAAGCTCCTCCTCTCCAGGCCTCCCCTCCTCACTGAGTGGCTCTCCCAGAGAGGGGGCCCTGAAACAACGTCGCCCATCTTCGACAAACCAGGGAAGGGAATCGTTCGGAAGGGGTCCAGGTGGTCTGGGAGGTCCAGACGTCCACCACACATCCCGACACAGCCAGGCTTTACTCGCTCTAGAACAGAAAGAAAGCTCTCAGAAGCACAGAGCACCTCAGAAAGCAAGAGATCTGGAGAGTCAGTACCGTTTCTTGTCCGGGATGATGGGAGACCTCTACTCAAGTGGACTAGAAAGAGGCTGGGCTGGAGAGGCTCCTCCTCCGAAAGTGCTGAAAGTGTCCAGACGCAAGCCTCTCGTTACAAGTCGCATGGTGCCGACTAACGGATACCAGAGCAGTGCGACATCTGGTGCTTCGCAGGAATGTGGATTTGAGCCTTTGGACCTCTCACGCCGCCCTGTGCCTGGAATGGGTGCGGTGGAGCAAGACTTAGGAACTGTTAGCAGCTCTGGAATTCTACCTTCAGGGGGATCAAGAGAAGGAGATGACACTCTGAGTCAGTGTGTCTTCTGTCCGTTTCGTACCTCTTCCGTTGAACTGATGGCCATGCATCTGCAGGTCAACCACACCAGCAAGTCCCGCCGCAAGAGGGGAACCTCCGCGACCACTGACAACCACTCCTCCAGACTGTCCCTGCCTGGGTTGAACCGTGACCCTCTGGCACTGTGGAAGTTCTTGAGCGAAGGGGATGGGGTCATGGCCATGGAGGACTGGATCAAGTACCGGGCCAAGACTGGAAACGGGGTCGCTTCAGAAGATTTAGATATGGAAAGGTCTCCAAAACGAGCCAGAGAGATGCCACCAGTGCTGGGAAACATCCAAGCCACGAAACAAGAGCTTAACCTCTTGGCAGAACGAGAGAATACGGACGAGGAGGAAGCAGAAGACATGGAGGACGGCTTGGAGGCGGCCAGCAGCCCTGAGAATGACCCTCATCAACTGGACACAAGAAAGGATTTATCTAGACCTGGATCTGCAGACATGATGGAAGATGACTTGCCTGTTGAGGAGGAGGAACGCTTGGTGGAAAACTAA